A section of the Mycolicibacterium anyangense genome encodes:
- a CDS encoding Rv0361 family membrane protein: MADPFPPPQQAGAQGQPFPGQPAYSEPYPDDRFAPPGAQPTPYPGMLPPAVSYPSAKPRRRTALWLSLLALVVVAAVVAAVLVIRTDRPGATGGAFTDASTKSTIQNYLTALSNGDTETIARNTSCGMFDAVKDKRADQALARLASDAFRRQFARAEVISIDKIVPWSSYQAQVLFTMKVAPTSAARNGRDEEQGVAQILRQDNQLLVCSYLLRTAAQF; encoded by the coding sequence ATGGCTGACCCCTTTCCGCCGCCGCAGCAGGCCGGCGCCCAGGGGCAACCCTTCCCGGGTCAACCCGCCTATTCCGAGCCGTATCCCGACGACCGGTTCGCTCCCCCGGGCGCGCAGCCAACGCCCTACCCGGGGATGCTGCCGCCCGCGGTGTCGTACCCGAGCGCCAAGCCGCGTCGGCGCACAGCACTGTGGCTGAGCCTGTTGGCGCTGGTCGTGGTGGCGGCGGTCGTGGCAGCGGTGCTGGTCATCCGCACCGATCGGCCGGGCGCAACCGGCGGCGCGTTCACCGACGCGTCGACGAAATCCACGATCCAGAACTATCTGACCGCGCTGTCCAACGGCGATACCGAGACGATTGCGCGCAATACGTCGTGCGGCATGTTCGACGCGGTCAAGGACAAGCGGGCCGACCAGGCGCTGGCGCGGCTGGCCAGCGATGCGTTCCGCAGACAGTTCGCGCGCGCCGAGGTGATCTCGATCGACAAGATCGTGCCCTGGTCGTCGTATCAGGCCCAGGTGCTGTTCACCATGAAGGTGGCGCCGACGTCTGCCGCGCGCAACGGCCGCGACGAGGAGCAGGGTGTCGCGCAGATCCTGCGCCAGGACAACCAGCTGCTGGTGTGCTCGTACCTATTGCGAACGGCCGCCCAGTTCTAG
- the qcrA gene encoding cytochrome bc1 complex Rieske iron-sulfur subunit — protein sequence MSDIQKPTDEQLAEMSREELVDLGGRIDGVQTILKEPRWPVEGTRAEKRAERLVAFWLLLGGVSGLALLLIFLFWPWEYKPDGAKGNFLYTLATPLYGLTFGLSILAIGIGAVLFQKRFIPQEISVQDRHDGASSELDRKTVAANLTDALEGSTIKRRKMIGLSLGIGLGAFGVGTAVAFIGGLIKNPWKPVVPTAEGKKAVLWTSGWTPRFKGETIYLARATGLPGESPFVKMRPEDIDAGGMETVFPWRESDGDGTTVESHEKLGEIALGVRNPVMLIRIKPVDMPRVVKRQGQESFNFGDLFAYTKVCSHLGCPSSLYEQQTYRILCPCHQSQFDALHFARPIFGPAARALAQLPITIDKDGYLVANGDFIEPVGPAFWERTS from the coding sequence ATGAGCGACATCCAGAAGCCGACTGACGAGCAGCTCGCGGAGATGTCCCGCGAGGAGCTGGTCGATCTCGGTGGCCGCATCGACGGCGTCCAGACCATCCTCAAGGAGCCGCGCTGGCCGGTCGAGGGCACCCGCGCCGAGAAGCGCGCCGAGCGCCTGGTGGCGTTCTGGCTGCTGCTCGGTGGCGTGTCCGGCCTGGCACTGCTGCTGATCTTCTTGTTCTGGCCGTGGGAGTACAAGCCGGACGGTGCCAAGGGCAACTTCCTCTACACCCTGGCGACCCCGCTGTACGGCCTGACCTTCGGCCTGTCGATCCTGGCGATCGGTATCGGCGCGGTGCTCTTCCAGAAGCGGTTCATCCCGCAGGAGATCTCCGTCCAGGACCGCCACGACGGGGCGTCGTCCGAACTCGACCGCAAGACGGTCGCGGCCAACCTCACCGACGCGCTCGAGGGCTCGACGATCAAGCGCCGCAAGATGATCGGGCTCTCGCTGGGTATCGGCCTCGGCGCCTTCGGCGTCGGCACGGCGGTGGCCTTCATCGGCGGCCTGATCAAGAACCCGTGGAAGCCGGTCGTGCCCACCGCCGAAGGCAAGAAGGCGGTGCTGTGGACCTCCGGGTGGACTCCCCGTTTCAAGGGCGAGACCATCTACCTGGCCCGCGCCACCGGCCTGCCGGGCGAGTCGCCGTTCGTCAAGATGCGCCCGGAGGACATCGACGCCGGCGGCATGGAGACGGTCTTCCCGTGGCGGGAGTCCGACGGTGACGGCACCACGGTCGAGTCGCATGAGAAGCTCGGCGAGATCGCGCTCGGCGTGCGCAACCCGGTGATGCTGATCCGCATCAAGCCGGTCGACATGCCGCGGGTGGTCAAGCGCCAGGGCCAGGAGAGCTTCAACTTCGGTGACCTGTTCGCCTACACCAAGGTCTGCTCGCACCTGGGCTGCCCGTCCTCGCTGTACGAGCAGCAGACCTACCGCATCCTGTGCCCGTGCCACCAATCTCAGTTCGACGCACTGCATTTCGCGCGGCCGATCTTCGGTCCGGCCGCCCGGGCGCTGGCGCAGTTGCCGATCACGATTGACAAGGACGGCTACCTGGTCGCCAACGGCGACTTCATCGAACCTGTCGGACCCGCATTCTGGGAGCGCACATCATGA
- the ctaC gene encoding aa3-type cytochrome oxidase subunit II has translation MRFAEKFPRSQKCGSLGPRAGPETGGAKVKTRGSRLRSVALAATFGVLALTLSGCSWQEALGLGWPKGITPEAHSMRELWVGSVIAALVVGVIVWALTFWTMAFHRKKKGDDSLPRQFGYNMPLELVLTVVPFLIIAVLFYFTVVVQEKVLHRDPNPEVVVDVTAFQWNWKFGYQKVAFADGTFNYDGADPARKAAMVSKPEGVDAHGEEKVGAVRGLNPEDRTYLNFDKVETLGTSDEIPVLVLPQGKRIEFQVASADVIHSFWVPEFLFKRDVMPDPEANHSENKFQVSEIDQTGAFVGRCAEMCGTYHSMMNFEVRVVSANDFKAYMDARIAGKTNAEALQAINQSPVAISTHPFDTRRGEQVIPQASK, from the coding sequence ATTCGATTCGCGGAAAAGTTCCCGCGATCGCAAAAATGCGGTTCATTAGGGCCACGAGCAGGACCTGAAACAGGAGGCGCCAAAGTGAAGACCCGCGGTTCCCGGCTCCGTTCGGTGGCGCTGGCGGCCACCTTCGGTGTGCTGGCGCTGACGCTCAGCGGGTGCAGCTGGCAGGAAGCTCTCGGGCTCGGCTGGCCCAAGGGCATCACGCCGGAGGCGCATTCCATGCGTGAGCTCTGGGTGGGCTCGGTGATCGCCGCCCTCGTCGTCGGTGTGATCGTGTGGGCACTGACCTTCTGGACCATGGCCTTCCACCGCAAGAAGAAGGGCGACGACTCGCTGCCCCGCCAGTTCGGCTACAACATGCCGCTGGAGCTGGTGCTCACCGTCGTTCCGTTCCTGATCATCGCGGTGCTCTTCTACTTCACCGTCGTGGTGCAGGAGAAGGTGCTGCACCGGGATCCCAATCCCGAGGTCGTCGTCGACGTCACGGCCTTCCAGTGGAACTGGAAGTTCGGCTACCAGAAGGTGGCCTTCGCCGACGGGACGTTCAACTACGACGGTGCCGACCCGGCCCGCAAGGCCGCGATGGTGTCCAAGCCCGAGGGTGTCGACGCCCACGGCGAGGAGAAGGTCGGCGCCGTGCGCGGCCTGAACCCCGAAGACCGCACCTACCTCAACTTCGACAAGGTCGAGACGCTGGGCACCAGCGACGAGATCCCGGTGCTGGTCCTCCCGCAGGGCAAGCGCATCGAGTTCCAGGTCGCCTCGGCCGATGTCATCCACTCCTTCTGGGTGCCGGAGTTCCTGTTCAAGCGCGACGTCATGCCGGATCCGGAAGCCAACCACTCCGAGAACAAGTTCCAGGTCAGCGAGATCGACCAGACCGGTGCGTTCGTCGGGCGCTGCGCCGAGATGTGCGGCACCTACCACTCGATGATGAACTTCGAGGTCCGCGTGGTCTCGGCCAACGACTTCAAGGCGTACATGGACGCCCGCATCGCCGGCAAGACCAACGCCGAGGCGCTGCAGGCCATCAACCAGTCGCCGGTGGCGATCAGCACGCACCCCTTCGACACCCGTCGGGGCGAGCAGGTCATTCCGCAGGCGAGTAAGTAG
- a CDS encoding DUF2561 family protein, with protein sequence MARDTEFAGPGATEDNGRSPETVDRILVGICGAIWLVLLAVTVIAIVALVDLGRGHTLGGDGKQTPWVLYSVIVVSALIIVGAIPLLLRARHAALAEPAPPAAAKPAAATPSAAASASGRPVEAPTEKLKVFGATVDPYEPYQPAFAQSSTARADLLIPRTQLDRLWLRGTVTLMGAIGLALVGVSLATYLLAVASDTAAWVALGLAAVVTIAMPVIPVFYLRELRNALDGAVPAA encoded by the coding sequence ATGGCGCGCGATACGGAGTTCGCAGGGCCAGGGGCGACAGAGGACAACGGCCGCTCACCGGAGACGGTGGATCGCATCCTGGTCGGCATCTGCGGCGCCATCTGGCTGGTGCTGCTGGCGGTCACGGTCATCGCGATCGTCGCACTGGTGGATCTGGGCCGCGGCCACACCCTCGGCGGTGACGGCAAGCAGACACCGTGGGTGCTCTACAGCGTCATCGTGGTCTCGGCGCTGATCATCGTCGGCGCGATCCCGCTGCTGCTGCGCGCCCGCCACGCCGCACTGGCCGAGCCGGCCCCGCCGGCCGCGGCCAAACCTGCCGCAGCCACTCCATCGGCCGCCGCTTCGGCGTCTGGACGGCCCGTAGAGGCGCCGACGGAGAAGCTGAAGGTCTTCGGTGCGACCGTCGACCCCTACGAGCCGTATCAGCCGGCCTTCGCCCAGTCCTCGACCGCCCGCGCCGATCTGTTGATCCCACGCACCCAGCTGGACCGCCTCTGGCTGCGTGGCACCGTGACCCTGATGGGTGCCATCGGGCTGGCCCTGGTGGGGGTCTCACTGGCCACCTACCTGCTGGCCGTCGCCAGCGATACCGCCGCCTGGGTGGCACTGGGGCTGGCTGCCGTCGTGACCATCGCGATGCCGGTGATCCCGGTCTTCTATCTGCGCGAGCTCCGCAACGCCCTGGACGGGGCCGTGCCGGCTGCGTGA
- a CDS encoding cytochrome c oxidase subunit 4 translates to MHIEARLFEILTAFFVLAAVVYGVLTALFQHGGIEWAGTTALVLTAGLSLIIGTFFRFVARRLDTRPEDYEEAEISDGAGELGFFSPHSWWPILIALAFSTTAVGAALWLPWLIAAGVVLVLGAVSGLVFEYYIGPEKH, encoded by the coding sequence ATGCATATCGAAGCCAGACTGTTCGAGATCCTGACCGCGTTCTTCGTCCTCGCCGCTGTGGTGTACGGGGTGTTGACCGCCCTGTTCCAGCACGGTGGCATCGAGTGGGCCGGCACCACTGCGCTGGTGCTGACCGCCGGTCTGTCGTTGATCATCGGAACGTTCTTCCGGTTCGTGGCCCGTCGCCTCGACACCCGGCCCGAGGACTACGAAGAGGCTGAAATCAGCGACGGCGCAGGGGAGTTGGGCTTCTTCTCGCCGCACTCCTGGTGGCCGATCCTGATCGCGCTGGCCTTCTCGACCACGGCTGTGGGCGCTGCCCTGTGGCTGCCGTGGCTGATCGCCGCCGGCGTCGTCCTGGTGCTCGGCGCGGTGTCCGGTCTGGTCTTCGAGTACTACATCGGGCCCGAGAAGCACTGA
- a CDS encoding MmpS family transport accessory protein, translating into MSGPNPPHDEPGGQPLDQPTEEYRENTSGTGFQAYSAPESEQWTAGPYVAPDPRLYDYDSYDAGPDVVEDAEPPKWPWVVGVTAIIAAIALVVSVSLLVTSTDTQDLATPKTTTTVSLPPVQDEITTTVPPPPPPPPPTTEEPPPPPPETVTVTSEPPPPPPPPPATTEAPPPVTTTTAPPPPTTTTTTPAGPRQVTYSVTGTKAPGDIITVTYVDASGRRRTQRNVYIPWSLTVTPISQSDVGSVQASSLFLVSRLNCSITTSDGTVLSSNQNNSAQTSC; encoded by the coding sequence ATGAGCGGGCCGAATCCGCCACATGATGAGCCGGGCGGTCAGCCCCTGGATCAACCGACCGAGGAATACCGCGAGAACACCAGCGGTACCGGTTTCCAGGCCTATTCCGCGCCGGAGTCCGAGCAGTGGACCGCCGGTCCCTACGTCGCACCCGATCCGCGGCTCTACGACTACGACAGCTACGACGCCGGCCCCGACGTGGTGGAGGACGCCGAGCCGCCCAAGTGGCCGTGGGTCGTCGGCGTCACGGCCATCATCGCGGCCATCGCCCTGGTCGTCTCGGTGTCGCTGCTGGTGACCAGCACCGACACCCAGGATCTCGCGACGCCCAAGACCACCACGACGGTCAGCCTGCCGCCGGTGCAGGACGAGATCACCACCACCGTGCCGCCACCGCCGCCGCCTCCGCCGCCCACGACGGAAGAGCCGCCACCGCCGCCGCCCGAGACGGTGACGGTGACCTCGGAGCCGCCACCCCCACCCCCACCCCCGCCCGCTACGACGGAGGCACCGCCACCTGTGACCACCACAACCGCTCCGCCGCCCCCGACGACGACCACCACGACGCCCGCCGGGCCGCGTCAGGTGACCTACAGCGTGACGGGCACCAAGGCACCCGGCGACATCATCACCGTCACCTATGTCGACGCCTCCGGGCGCCGCCGCACCCAGCGCAACGTCTACATCCCGTGGTCGCTGACCGTCACGCCGATCTCGCAGTCCGACGTGGGCTCGGTCCAGGCCTCCAGCCTGTTCCTGGTGAGCAGGCTGAACTGTTCCATCACCACCAGTGACGGAACGGTGCTGTCGTCCAACCAGAACAACTCCGCGCAGACAAGCTGCTGA
- the qcrB gene encoding cytochrome bc1 complex cytochrome b subunit yields the protein MSSKIADRLATQGDAIDSRYHPSAAVRRQLNKVFPTHWSFLLGEIAMYAFIVLLLTGVYLTLFFDPSMAEVTYNGVYQPLRGVQMSRAYETALDISFEVRGGLFVRQVHHWAALMFAAAIMVHLARIFFTGAFRRPREANWVIGSLLLILAMFEGFFGYSLPDDLLSGTGVRAALSGITMGIPVVGTWMHWALFGGDFPGNIFIPRIYALHILLIPGIILALIGMHLALVWFQKHTQFPGPGRTEKNVVGVRVMPVFAVKSGAFFAMVLGILGLMGGLLQINPIWQLGPYKPSQVSAGSQPDFYMMWTDGLIRLFPPWEIYIGHHTIPQPVWIALGMGLVFILLMVWPFLEKKFTGDDAHHNLLQRPRDAPVRTAIGAMAISFYMLLTYACMNDIIALKFHISLNATTWIGRIGMVVLPPIVFFIAYRWAVGLQRSDRDVLEHGIETGIIKRLPHGAYIELHQPLGPVDDHGHPIPLEYQGAALPKRMNKLGSGGAPGRGSFLSADPASEDAALNEAAHATEHKALTALREWQDEESGATNGSNGSNGSGHH from the coding sequence ATGAGTTCCAAGATCGCTGATCGCCTCGCCACCCAAGGCGATGCCATCGACTCCCGCTATCACCCGTCGGCCGCGGTTCGGCGTCAGCTGAACAAGGTCTTCCCCACGCACTGGTCGTTCCTGCTGGGTGAGATCGCGATGTACGCGTTCATCGTCCTGCTGCTCACCGGTGTGTATCTGACCCTGTTCTTCGATCCGTCGATGGCCGAGGTCACCTATAACGGCGTGTACCAGCCACTGCGCGGTGTGCAGATGTCGCGGGCCTACGAAACGGCCCTGGACATCAGCTTCGAGGTGCGCGGCGGCCTGTTCGTCCGGCAGGTCCACCACTGGGCGGCCCTGATGTTCGCCGCGGCGATCATGGTCCACCTGGCCCGCATCTTCTTCACCGGCGCCTTCCGCCGGCCGCGTGAGGCCAACTGGGTCATCGGTTCGCTGCTGCTGATCCTGGCCATGTTCGAAGGCTTCTTCGGCTACTCGCTGCCCGACGACCTGCTCTCGGGCACCGGCGTCCGCGCCGCACTCTCGGGCATCACGATGGGTATCCCGGTCGTCGGCACCTGGATGCACTGGGCACTGTTCGGCGGCGACTTCCCGGGCAACATCTTCATCCCCCGCATCTATGCGCTGCACATCCTGCTGATCCCGGGAATCATCCTGGCGCTCATCGGTATGCACCTGGCGCTGGTGTGGTTCCAGAAGCACACCCAGTTCCCCGGCCCCGGCCGCACCGAGAAGAACGTCGTCGGCGTCCGGGTGATGCCGGTGTTCGCCGTGAAGTCGGGTGCCTTCTTCGCGATGGTGCTCGGCATCCTCGGTCTGATGGGCGGTCTGCTGCAGATCAACCCGATCTGGCAGCTCGGCCCCTACAAGCCGTCCCAGGTGTCCGCGGGTAGCCAGCCGGACTTCTACATGATGTGGACCGACGGCCTGATCCGTCTGTTCCCGCCATGGGAGATCTACATCGGCCACCACACCATCCCGCAGCCGGTGTGGATCGCGCTGGGCATGGGCCTGGTGTTCATCCTGCTGATGGTCTGGCCGTTCCTGGAGAAGAAGTTCACCGGGGACGACGCGCACCACAACCTGCTGCAGCGTCCGCGTGACGCACCGGTCCGTACGGCCATCGGCGCGATGGCGATCTCGTTCTACATGCTGCTGACCTATGCCTGCATGAACGACATCATCGCGCTGAAGTTCCACATCTCGCTGAACGCGACGACGTGGATCGGCCGCATCGGCATGGTGGTGTTGCCGCCGATCGTGTTCTTCATCGCCTACCGGTGGGCCGTCGGCCTGCAGCGCAGCGACCGCGACGTGCTGGAGCACGGCATCGAGACCGGCATCATCAAGCGGCTGCCGCATGGTGCCTACATCGAGCTGCATCAGCCGCTGGGCCCAGTCGACGACCACGGTCACCCGATCCCGCTGGAGTACCAGGGGGCAGCACTGCCCAAGCGGATGAACAAGCTGGGCTCCGGTGGTGCACCGGGTCGTGGCAGCTTCCTCTCGGCCGATCCGGCTTCCGAGGATGCCGCGCTCAACGAGGCCGCGCATGCGACCGAGCACAAGGCGCTGACCGCGCTGCGCGAGTGGCAGGACGAGGAGTCCGGCGCCACCAACGGCAGCAACGGCTCCAACGGCAGCGGCCACCACTAA
- a CDS encoding class I SAM-dependent methyltransferase — protein sequence MTLDWDHNAFYHRRVLDELPVRCERVLDLGCGAGVLAAKLAGRADRVDALDRSPVMIEAARRVVGENVTCVLADIDDYGLAEDTYDAVVSVAALHHLRAAQVLPRLAAALRPGGVLVIVGLPARDLVGDWLTETASVVLNPVAGAVFAALRRLTGRSWFAHDSTHDLMPVQGHAPLTTRQLGQLAHTVLPGSSIRRLLFWRYLLVWHKPPG from the coding sequence GTGACCCTGGACTGGGATCACAACGCGTTCTACCACCGGCGGGTGCTCGACGAGCTCCCGGTGCGGTGTGAGCGTGTCCTCGACCTGGGTTGTGGCGCAGGGGTTTTGGCCGCGAAGCTGGCAGGCAGAGCGGATCGGGTCGATGCGCTGGACCGGTCGCCGGTGATGATCGAGGCCGCGCGTCGGGTTGTCGGTGAGAACGTGACCTGTGTGCTGGCCGATATCGACGACTACGGGCTTGCCGAGGACACCTACGACGCCGTGGTCTCGGTGGCCGCACTGCACCATCTGCGCGCCGCACAGGTGCTGCCCCGGCTGGCTGCCGCCCTGCGCCCGGGTGGGGTGCTGGTCATCGTGGGGCTGCCGGCCCGCGACCTGGTGGGGGACTGGCTTACCGAGACAGCGTCGGTGGTGCTCAATCCGGTGGCCGGGGCGGTGTTCGCCGCGCTGCGCCGGCTGACCGGCCGGTCCTGGTTCGCCCACGACTCCACCCATGACCTCATGCCGGTCCAGGGCCATGCCCCGCTGACCACGCGGCAGCTGGGGCAGCTGGCCCACACGGTGCTACCGGGTTCGTCGATCCGGCGTCTGCTGTTCTGGCGCTACTTGCTGGTCTGGCACAAGCCACCGGGGTAG
- a CDS encoding carbohydrate kinase family protein, with protein MTIAVTGSIATDHLMRFPGRFSEQLLAEHLQKVSLSFLVDDLVVHRGGVAGNMAYAIGVLGGKAALVGAAGQDFADYRAWLESAGVDCSGVLISQTAHTARFVCTTDTEMAQIASFYPGAMSEARNIKLANVVASTGTPELVIVGANDPDTMFLHTDECRSLGLAFAADPSQQLARLSGDQIKQLIDGATYLFTNDYEWDLLLSKTGWTDADVLSQIGLRVTTLGAKGVDLVSPDGTTIHVDVVPETAQVDPTGVGDAFRAGFLTARSAGLGLERAAQLGSLVAVLVLETTGTQNWTWDAEAAKTRLADAYGAEAATEISQALG; from the coding sequence GTGACCATCGCGGTGACCGGATCCATTGCCACCGACCACTTGATGCGCTTCCCCGGGCGGTTCTCCGAGCAGCTGCTCGCCGAACACCTGCAGAAGGTGTCGCTGAGTTTCCTCGTCGACGATCTGGTGGTGCACCGCGGCGGCGTCGCGGGCAACATGGCTTACGCCATCGGTGTACTGGGTGGCAAGGCCGCACTGGTCGGCGCCGCCGGCCAGGACTTCGCCGACTACCGCGCCTGGCTGGAGTCCGCCGGGGTGGACTGCTCAGGCGTGCTGATCTCGCAGACCGCCCATACCGCGCGGTTCGTGTGCACCACCGACACCGAGATGGCGCAGATCGCCTCGTTCTATCCGGGCGCGATGTCTGAAGCCCGAAACATCAAGCTGGCCAACGTCGTCGCCTCGACCGGCACCCCGGAACTGGTGATCGTCGGTGCCAACGATCCCGACACGATGTTCCTGCACACCGACGAGTGCCGCAGCCTGGGCCTGGCGTTCGCCGCCGACCCGTCCCAGCAGCTGGCCCGGCTGTCCGGCGACCAGATCAAGCAGCTGATCGACGGCGCCACCTACCTGTTCACCAACGACTACGAGTGGGACTTGCTGCTGTCCAAGACCGGCTGGACCGACGCCGATGTGCTCAGCCAGATCGGGCTGCGGGTCACCACGCTGGGCGCCAAGGGCGTCGACCTGGTCAGCCCGGACGGCACCACGATCCACGTCGACGTCGTCCCCGAGACCGCCCAGGTGGACCCGACCGGTGTCGGCGACGCGTTCCGGGCGGGCTTCCTGACCGCCCGCAGCGCGGGTCTGGGTCTGGAGCGCGCCGCGCAGCTGGGCTCGCTGGTGGCCGTGCTGGTCCTGGAGACCACCGGCACCCAGAACTGGACGTGGGATGCCGAGGCGGCCAAGACCAGGCTGGCCGACGCCTACGGCGCCGAGGCGGCCACGGAGATCTCCCAGGCGCTCGGCTAG
- the asnB gene encoding asparagine synthase (glutamine-hydrolyzing) — protein sequence MCGLLALVSAPASGITPQTVEAVAGATTLMRHRGPDEPGTWTDADAAAGTVVLGFNRLSIIDIAHSHQPLRWGPQDDPERYVLVFNGEIYNYLELRAELAEQHGAVFATDGDGEAIVAAYHFWGAGALSRLRGMFAFALWDSREQVLFCARDPFGIKPLFMATGPGGTVVGSEKKCLLDLAPVLDLDTGIDERAVQHYTVLQYVPEPETLQRGIRRLESGCYAVIRPGEAPVTSRYFVPRFSAVPFRPGGEQARYDEITAALEDSVAKHMRADVTVGAFLSGGIDSTAIAALAIRHNPRLITFTTGFERAGFSEVDVAVASAEAIGARHVAKVVSQAEFVAALPEIVWYLDEPVADPALVPLFFIAREARKHVKVVLSGEGADELFGGYTIYREPLSLKPFDYLPRPVRKSLGRASRPLPEGMRGKSLLHRGSLTLEERYYGNARSFSDDHLRAVLPDFNPAWTHTDVTAPIYAESAGWDPVARMQHVDLFTWLRGDILVKADKMTMANSLELRVPFLDPEVFAVASRLPYDQKITRTTTKYALRRALEPIVPAHVLNRAKLGFPVPIRHWLRSGELMDWAYQMIDTSQAGHLVDIAAVRTMLDEHRAGQSDHSRRLWTVLIFMLWHAIFVEHSITPTISEPHYPVQL from the coding sequence GTGTGCGGACTGCTTGCCCTGGTTTCTGCCCCGGCAAGCGGGATCACCCCCCAGACGGTCGAGGCGGTGGCCGGCGCTACGACGCTGATGCGGCACCGCGGACCCGATGAACCCGGCACGTGGACAGATGCCGACGCGGCGGCGGGCACCGTGGTGCTCGGTTTCAACCGGCTCTCCATCATCGACATCGCCCACTCGCACCAGCCGCTGCGCTGGGGCCCGCAGGACGATCCCGAGCGCTACGTGCTGGTGTTCAACGGTGAGATCTACAACTACCTGGAGTTACGCGCTGAGCTCGCCGAGCAGCACGGCGCGGTGTTCGCCACCGATGGTGACGGCGAGGCCATCGTGGCCGCCTACCACTTCTGGGGCGCCGGCGCGCTGAGCCGGTTGCGCGGCATGTTCGCCTTCGCCCTGTGGGACAGCCGCGAGCAGGTGCTGTTCTGCGCCCGCGACCCGTTCGGCATCAAGCCGCTGTTCATGGCGACCGGCCCGGGCGGCACCGTCGTCGGCAGCGAGAAGAAGTGCCTGCTGGACCTCGCACCGGTTCTGGACCTGGACACCGGTATCGACGAGCGCGCCGTGCAGCACTACACCGTGCTGCAGTACGTGCCCGAGCCCGAGACCCTGCAGCGCGGCATCCGCAGGCTGGAGTCGGGCTGCTACGCGGTGATCCGCCCCGGCGAGGCGCCCGTGACAAGCCGCTACTTCGTGCCCAGGTTTTCCGCGGTGCCGTTCCGCCCGGGCGGTGAGCAGGCTCGCTATGACGAGATCACCGCGGCCCTGGAGGATTCGGTCGCCAAACACATGCGGGCCGATGTCACCGTCGGGGCGTTCCTGTCCGGTGGCATCGACTCCACCGCGATCGCCGCGCTGGCCATCCGGCACAACCCGCGGCTGATCACCTTCACCACCGGATTCGAACGCGCGGGTTTCTCCGAGGTCGACGTGGCGGTGGCCTCCGCCGAGGCGATCGGCGCCCGGCACGTGGCCAAGGTGGTCAGCCAGGCCGAGTTCGTGGCCGCGCTGCCCGAAATCGTCTGGTATCTCGACGAACCGGTGGCCGACCCGGCGTTGGTGCCGCTGTTCTTCATCGCCCGCGAGGCGCGCAAGCACGTCAAGGTGGTGCTGTCGGGCGAGGGCGCCGACGAACTCTTCGGCGGCTACACGATTTACCGGGAACCGTTGTCGCTCAAGCCTTTCGACTATCTGCCGCGGCCGGTGCGCAAGTCGCTGGGTCGCGCATCACGACCGCTGCCGGAAGGTATGCGGGGCAAGAGCCTGCTGCATCGCGGCTCGCTGACGCTCGAGGAGCGCTACTACGGCAACGCCCGCAGCTTCTCCGACGACCATCTGCGTGCCGTGCTGCCCGACTTCAACCCGGCCTGGACCCACACCGATGTCACCGCACCGATCTACGCCGAGTCGGCCGGCTGGGACCCGGTGGCGCGGATGCAGCACGTCGACCTGTTCACCTGGTTGCGCGGCGACATCCTGGTCAAGGCCGACAAGATGACGATGGCCAATTCACTGGAGTTGCGGGTGCCGTTCCTGGATCCCGAGGTGTTCGCGGTGGCATCCCGGCTGCCCTACGACCAGAAGATCACCCGGACCACCACCAAGTACGCGCTGCGGCGCGCGCTCGAGCCGATTGTCCCCGCGCATGTGCTCAACCGCGCGAAACTTGGCTTCCCCGTGCCGATTCGGCATTGGCTGCGCTCCGGTGAGCTGATGGACTGGGCCTACCAGATGATCGACACCTCGCAGGCCGGCCACCTCGTCGACATCGCGGCCGTGCGCACCATGCTCGACGAGCATCGCGCCGGCCAGAGTGATCACAGCCGCCGGCTGTGGACCGTGCTGATCTTTATGCTCTGGCACGCGATCTTCGTCGAGCACAGCATCACCCCGACGATCAGCGAGCCGCACTACCCCGTGCAGCTCTAG
- a CDS encoding HesB/IscA family protein — translation MTVSDESTTTTGADGAALTTATAAHGVTLTDAAAAKAKSLLDQEGRDDLALRIAVQPGGCAGLRYNLFFDDRALDGDLIVDFGGVNLTVDRMSAPYVQGATIDFVDTIEKQGFTIDNPNATGSCACGDSFN, via the coding sequence ATGACTGTTTCCGACGAGTCGACCACCACGACCGGTGCCGATGGCGCGGCCCTGACGACCGCGACCGCCGCCCACGGCGTGACGTTGACCGACGCCGCGGCCGCCAAGGCCAAGTCGCTGCTCGATCAGGAGGGCCGCGACGACCTCGCCCTGCGGATCGCCGTGCAGCCCGGTGGTTGCGCCGGCCTTCGCTACAACCTGTTCTTCGACGACCGCGCCCTCGACGGTGATCTCATCGTCGACTTCGGTGGCGTGAACCTGACTGTCGACCGGATGAGTGCCCCCTACGTGCAGGGCGCCACCATCGACTTCGTCGACACGATCGAGAAGCAGGGCTTCACCATCGACAACCCGAACGCCACCGGCTCCTGCGCCTGCGGCGACTCGTTCAACTGA